A stretch of DNA from Pseudomonas sp. HN11:
CACCGCAGCCATTTGAAGTGGGCGGGCGCGTGAGCGAAACCGGTGTGGCACAACTTTGGGCCGGTAACGCCGATGGCCTGGCGCAAAAAGCTGAAGTCTTTTTCGAATAATCCAATAACAACAGGCGGAGAGCCGTTAATGAACCCCAATGACAACGAAGAACTCAATGCCATCCGCGAAGGCGTGCGCGCCTTGTGTGCCGAATTCGATGCCGCTTACTGGCGCAGGATCGACGAGGAAAAGGCCTTCCCCGAAGCCTTTGTCAAGGCGCTGACCGACGCCGGCTGGCTGTCGGCGATGATCCCTGAAAAATACGGCGGCTCTGGTCTAGGTCTGGCTGAAGCCTCGGTGATCCTTGAAGAGGTGAACCGCTGTGGCGGCAACTCCGGCACCGTGCACGGACAGATGTACAACATGTTCACCCTGCTGCGGCATGGTAGCGAAACGCAGAAACGCTTCTACCTGCCCAAGCTCGCCAGCGGCGAATTGCGTCTGCAATCGATGGGCGTGACCGAGCCCACCACCGGCACCGACACCACCAAGATCAAGACCACGGCGATCAAGCGTGGCGACAAATATGTGATTAACGGCCAGAAGGTGTGGATCTCGCGGATCCAGCATTCCGATCTGATGATCCTGCTGGCGCGCACCACGCCATTGGCCGAGGTGAAGAAAAAGTCCGAAGGCATGTCGATCTTTCTGGTGGACCTGCGCGAAGCCATCGGCCACGGCCTGACCGTGCAGCCCATTGCCAATATGGTCAACCACGAAACCAACGAGTTGTTCTTCGACAACCTGGAATTGCCCCTGGACAGCCTGATCGGCGAGGAGGGCAAGGGCTTCAAATACATCCTCGATGGCCTGAACGCCGAGCGCACCTTGATCGCCGCCGAATGCATCGGTGATGGTCGCTGGTTTATCGAAAAGGCGAGTGCCTATGCCCGCGACCGCGTGGTGTTCGGCCGGCCCATCGGGCAGAACCAGGGCGTGCAGTTCCCGATTGCCGAAGCGCATATCGAGATCGAAGCCGCGGACCTGATGCGCTGGCGTGCCTGCGAGGAATACGACAGCGGCGCCAATGCTGGCGCGAGCGCGAACA
This window harbors:
- a CDS encoding acyl-CoA dehydrogenase family protein, producing MNPNDNEELNAIREGVRALCAEFDAAYWRRIDEEKAFPEAFVKALTDAGWLSAMIPEKYGGSGLGLAEASVILEEVNRCGGNSGTVHGQMYNMFTLLRHGSETQKRFYLPKLASGELRLQSMGVTEPTTGTDTTKIKTTAIKRGDKYVINGQKVWISRIQHSDLMILLARTTPLAEVKKKSEGMSIFLVDLREAIGHGLTVQPIANMVNHETNELFFDNLELPLDSLIGEEGKGFKYILDGLNAERTLIAAECIGDGRWFIEKASAYARDRVVFGRPIGQNQGVQFPIAEAHIEIEAADLMRWRACEEYDSGANAGASANMAKYLAAKASWEAANACLQTHGGFGFACEYDVERKFRETRLYQVAPISTNLILSYVAEHLLELPRSF